The following proteins are co-located in the Apium graveolens cultivar Ventura chromosome 5, ASM990537v1, whole genome shotgun sequence genome:
- the LOC141659332 gene encoding uncharacterized protein LOC141659332, producing the protein MASSSSSSFIISTSLCKNTDTTRISSLRSITRPLYTSQRKLCPYTFRNISVSISAKYGINEALQYRKVGDSDLEISEITLGTMTFGEQNTEKEAHEMLSYSFEQGINAIDTAEAYPIPMKKETQGSTDRYIGNWMKSQPRDKIILATKVCGYSERSSYIRDNAKVCRVDAENVKESVEKSLKRLNTDYIDLLQIHWPDRYVALFGEFFYDPLKWRPSIPFVEQLLAFKELIDEGKVRYIGVSNETSYGVMEFVHAAKIGGLPKIVSIQNSYSLLVRCKFEADLVEVCHPNNCNVGLLCYSPLAGGALSGKYLDLNSEASKKGRMNLFPGYMERYNKSIAMEATAKYIEMAKKHGLTPVQLALGFARDRPFMTSSIIGATSLEQLKEDIDAFFTVERPLPAEVMADIEEIFKRYKDPAIL; encoded by the exons ATGGCTTCATCTTCTTCAAGCTCTTTTATAATCTCAACTTCACTATGCAAAAACACTGACACTACTCGCATCTCATCTCTCCGTAGCATCACGCGCCCCTTGTACACTTCACAAAGGAAGCTATGTCCGTACACTTTTAGAAATATTAGCGTTAGTATTAGTGCAAAGTACGGGATAAATGAGGCTTTACAGTACAGAAAAGTCGGAGACTCTGACCTCGAAATCAGTGAAATCACTCTCGGCACT ATGACATTCGGGGAGCAGAACACCGAGAAAGAGGCTCATGAAATGCTTTCCTACTCATTTGAGCAAGGAATTAATGCTATAGATACTGCTGAGGCT TATCCAATACCGATGAAGAAGGAGACGCAAGGAAGTACTGATCGTTATATTGGTAACTGGATGAAGTCTCAACCTCGTGACAAG ATTATTTTGGCCACTAAAGTGTGTGGATATTCAGAGCGATCAAGTTACATACGTGACAATGCAAAGGTTTGCAGGGTCGATGCTGAAAATGTcaaagaaagtgttgagaaaaGTTTAAAACGTCTCAATACTGATTACATTGATTTGTTGCAAATACATTG GCCAGATCGCTATGTGGCATTATTTGGTGAATTTTTTTATGACCCTCTTAAGTGGAGGCCAAGTATACCGTTTGTTGAGCAGCTCTTGGCATTTAAGGAGCTGATTGATGAAGGGAAG GTGCGCTACATAGGTGTATCAAATGAAACTTCTTATGGAGTGATGGAGTTTGTTCATGCTGCAAAAATTGGAGGACTACCAAAGATTGTCAGTATCCAAAACAGCTACAGCCTGCTTGTGAGATGTAAATTTGAAG CTGACCTTGTTGAAGTGTGCCACCCTAATAATTGCAATGTTGGCTTACTCTGTTATTCCCCACTGGCTGGTGGCGCATTGTCTGGCAAGTATCTAGATTTGAATTCTGAAGCTTCAAAGAAAGGAAGGATGAACCTCTTTCCTGGATACATGGAAAGATATAACAAATCCATCGCAATG GAAGCTACAGCAAAATATATTGAAATGGCAAAGAAACATGGGCTTACACCAGTTCAGTTAGCACTTGGATTTGCACGCGACCGTCCGTTTATGACAAGTTCAATCATAGGTGCAACCTCTCTCGAGCAATTGAAGGAAGACATTGATGCTTTTTTTACGGTGGAACGGCCTTTGCCAGCAGAAGTCATGGCAGATATTGAGGAAATTTTCAAGAGATACAAAGATCCAGCAATCCTGTAG
- the LOC141659331 gene encoding glutathione S-transferase U8-like isoform X1, producing MENAEELKLLGFWVSPFVLRVEWALMLKGITDYEYVDEDILHNRSSLLLELNPVHKKVPVLIHKGKAIAESLVIVEYIDETWKNHPLLPQDPYEKARLRSFAIFAEKLIFDSYNASWSQGEAKEKLVKSIIEAFEKIEEEIKGKTFFGGESVGFLDIALGWISLWLPVWEEVGSFKILDSIKFPGIASWLQNLRSQPVIKERLPPKERAVKFYQERRIVRMGLVN from the exons ATGGAAAATGCAGAGGAGTTGAAGCTCTTGGGATTTTGGGTTAGCCCTTTCGTTCTCAGGGTAGAGTGGGCTCTTATGCTGAAGGGTATTACAGATTATGAATACGTCGATGAAGATATTTTACATAACAGAAGCTCTTTGCTTCTTGAGCTTAACCCTGTTCACAAAAAAGTTCCAGTTCTTATTCACAAAGGGAAGGCCATAGCCGAGTCATTAGTTATCGTGGAGTACATCGACGAAACTTGGAAAAATCACCCTTTGCTTCCTCAAGATCCTTATGAGAAAGCAAGGCTCCGATCATTTGCTATTTTTGCAGAAAAG CTAATATTCGATTCATATAATGCTTCGTGGAGCCAAGGAGAAGCGAAGGAGAAACTTGTGAAATCAATCATAGAGGCATTTGAAAAAATCGAGGAAGAAATAAAAGGGAAGACATTTTTCGGAGGAGAATCAGTGGGGTTCTTAGATATTGCATTGGGATGGATATCTCTTTGGCTACCAGTTTGGGAAGAAGTCGGCTCCTTTAAGATTCTCGACTCGATTAAATTTCCTGGAATTGCTTCATGGCTGCAAAATTTACGGAGTCAGCCTGTGATCAAAGAGAGATTGCCACCAAAGGAGAGAGCTGTTAAGTTCTACCAAGAGCGACGTATTGTGAGGATGGGTCTAGTTAACTAG
- the LOC141659330 gene encoding glutathione S-transferase U7-like isoform X2: MENSEELKLLGFWVSPFVARVEWVLGLKGIKDYVYVEEDVLYNKSPLLLQLNPVHKKVPVLVHKGKPIAESEVIVKYIDETWKNYPLLPQDPYEKARILSFAKFGDTLYADAFKAMWSRGEEQEKVVKSTIEELQKIEEEIKGRKFFGGESLGYLDIALGWISYLLPIWEEVAFIKIFDPIKFPGIALWAENFLSHPVIKEKLPPKDRAVEYFQERRAFITSIIYG; encoded by the exons ATGGAAAATTCAGAGGAACTGAAGCTCTTGGGATTCTGGGTCAGCCCATTCGTTGCTAGAGTCGAGTGGGTTCTTGGGTTGAAGGGTATCAAAGATTATGTGTACGTAGAAGAAGATGTTCTTTACAACAAGAGCCCTTTGCTTCTTCAGCTCAACCCGGTTCACAAGAAAGTTCCGGTTCTTGTTCACAAGGGGAAGCCCATAGCTGAGTCTGAAGTTATTGTCAAGTATATAGATGAAACATGGAAAAATTATCCTTTACTTCCTCAAGATCCTTATGAAAAAGCTAGAATCCTATCCTTTGCCAAGTTTGGAGATACG TTGTATGCTGATGCTTTTAAAGCTATGTGGAGCCGAGGGGAAGAGCAGGAGAAAGTCGTGAAATCAACCATAGAGGAGCTTCAGAAAATAGAGGAAGAAATAAAAGGAAGGAAATTCTTTGGAGGAGAATCACTTGGGTATTTGGATATTGCATTGGGATGGATATCGTATTTGCTACCCATTTGGGAAGAAGTCGCCTTTATAAAGATTTTTGACCCGATTAAATTTCCTGGAATTGCTTTGTGGGCAGAAAATTTTCTGAGCCATCCAGTAATCAAGGAGAAACTGCCACCAAAGGATAGGGCTGTCGAGTATTTTCAAGAGCGACGTGCTTTTATAACATCGATCATCTATGGGTAG
- the LOC141659330 gene encoding putative glutathione S-transferase isoform X1 — METSEELKLLGFWVSPTVARVGWALGLKGIKDYVYVEEDVMYNKSPLLLQLNPVHKKVPVLVHHGKPIAESDVIVKYIDETWKNYPLFSQDPYEKAKILSFAKFGDKLFDDSFTAMWSRGEEQEKLVKSTIQEFEKIEEEIKGRRFFGGESIGFLDIALGWISYWLPIWKEVGSMKIFDSIKFPATALWVENFLSQPVINEKLPPKDRAVKYFQERHAILTSINCMLMLLKLCGAEGKSRRKS, encoded by the exons ATGGAAACTTCAGAGGAACTGAAGCTCTTAGGATTCTGGGTCAGCCCAACAGTTGCTCGTGTCGGGTGGGCTCTTGGGTTGAAAGGTATCAAAGATTATGTGTATGTAGAGGAAGATGTCATGTACAACAAGAGCCCTTTACTTCTGCAGCTCAACCCTGTTCACAAGAAAGTTCCTGTTCTTGTTCACCACGGCAAGCCCATAGCTGAGTCTGATGTTATTGTCAAGTACATAGATGAAACATGGAAAAATTATCCTTTGTTTTCTCAAGATCCTTATGAAAAAGCTAAAATCCTATCTTTTGCCAAGTTTGGAGATAAG CTATTTGATGATTCTTTTACTGCTATGTGGAGCCGAGGGGAAGAGCAGGAGAAACTCGTGAAATCAACCATACAGGAGTTTGAGAAAATAGAGGAAGAAATCAAAGGAAGGAGATTCTTTGGAGGAGAATCAATCGGGTTTTTAGATATCGCATTGGGATGGATATCTTATTGGCTACCCATTTGGAAAGAAGTCGGCTCCATGAAGATTTTTGACTCGATTAAATTTCCTGCAACTGCTTTATGGGTGGAAAATTTTCTGAGCCAGCCAGTGATCAACGAGAAACTGCCACCGAAGGATAGGGCTGTCAAGTATTTTCAAGAGCGACATGCTATTCTAACATCAATCAA TTGTATGCTGATGCTTTTAAAGCTATGTGGAGCCGAGGGGAAGAGCAGGAGAAAGTCGTGA
- the LOC141659331 gene encoding glutathione S-transferase U8-like isoform X2 translates to MLKGITDYEYVDEDILHNRSSLLLELNPVHKKVPVLIHKGKAIAESLVIVEYIDETWKNHPLLPQDPYEKARLRSFAIFAEKLIFDSYNASWSQGEAKEKLVKSIIEAFEKIEEEIKGKTFFGGESVGFLDIALGWISLWLPVWEEVGSFKILDSIKFPGIASWLQNLRSQPVIKERLPPKERAVKFYQERRIVRMGLVN, encoded by the exons ATGCTGAAGGGTATTACAGATTATGAATACGTCGATGAAGATATTTTACATAACAGAAGCTCTTTGCTTCTTGAGCTTAACCCTGTTCACAAAAAAGTTCCAGTTCTTATTCACAAAGGGAAGGCCATAGCCGAGTCATTAGTTATCGTGGAGTACATCGACGAAACTTGGAAAAATCACCCTTTGCTTCCTCAAGATCCTTATGAGAAAGCAAGGCTCCGATCATTTGCTATTTTTGCAGAAAAG CTAATATTCGATTCATATAATGCTTCGTGGAGCCAAGGAGAAGCGAAGGAGAAACTTGTGAAATCAATCATAGAGGCATTTGAAAAAATCGAGGAAGAAATAAAAGGGAAGACATTTTTCGGAGGAGAATCAGTGGGGTTCTTAGATATTGCATTGGGATGGATATCTCTTTGGCTACCAGTTTGGGAAGAAGTCGGCTCCTTTAAGATTCTCGACTCGATTAAATTTCCTGGAATTGCTTCATGGCTGCAAAATTTACGGAGTCAGCCTGTGATCAAAGAGAGATTGCCACCAAAGGAGAGAGCTGTTAAGTTCTACCAAGAGCGACGTATTGTGAGGATGGGTCTAGTTAACTAG
- the LOC141659330 gene encoding putative glutathione S-transferase isoform X3, which translates to METSEELKLLGFWVSPTVARVGWALGLKGIKDYVYVEEDVMYNKSPLLLQLNPVHKKVPVLVHHGKPIAESDVIVKYIDETWKNYPLFSQDPYEKAKILSFAKFGDKLYADAFKAMWSRGEEQEKVVKSTIEELQKIEEEIKGRKFFGGESLGYLDIALGWISYLLPIWEEVAFIKIFDPIKFPGIALWAENFLSHPVIKEKLPPKDRAVEYFQERRAFITSIIYG; encoded by the exons ATGGAAACTTCAGAGGAACTGAAGCTCTTAGGATTCTGGGTCAGCCCAACAGTTGCTCGTGTCGGGTGGGCTCTTGGGTTGAAAGGTATCAAAGATTATGTGTATGTAGAGGAAGATGTCATGTACAACAAGAGCCCTTTACTTCTGCAGCTCAACCCTGTTCACAAGAAAGTTCCTGTTCTTGTTCACCACGGCAAGCCCATAGCTGAGTCTGATGTTATTGTCAAGTACATAGATGAAACATGGAAAAATTATCCTTTGTTTTCTCAAGATCCTTATGAAAAAGCTAAAATCCTATCTTTTGCCAAGTTTGGAGATAAG TTGTATGCTGATGCTTTTAAAGCTATGTGGAGCCGAGGGGAAGAGCAGGAGAAAGTCGTGAAATCAACCATAGAGGAGCTTCAGAAAATAGAGGAAGAAATAAAAGGAAGGAAATTCTTTGGAGGAGAATCACTTGGGTATTTGGATATTGCATTGGGATGGATATCGTATTTGCTACCCATTTGGGAAGAAGTCGCCTTTATAAAGATTTTTGACCCGATTAAATTTCCTGGAATTGCTTTGTGGGCAGAAAATTTTCTGAGCCATCCAGTAATCAAGGAGAAACTGCCACCAAAGGATAGGGCTGTCGAGTATTTTCAAGAGCGACGTGCTTTTATAACATCGATCATCTATGGGTAG